The Papaver somniferum cultivar HN1 chromosome 3, ASM357369v1, whole genome shotgun sequence genome includes a region encoding these proteins:
- the LOC113359750 gene encoding uncharacterized protein LOC113359750 yields the protein MAAKLSYENEALIKATVTDKWKMKFLYFYDFWNDYQHEDEAPMQAFMFQDKTDDPELIVVAFRGTEPFDLEAWSSDIDISWYDFLGIGKVHGGFMKALGLQKGLGWPHDLNQPENDKRMFAYYTLRQKITDILRKNEKAKVIFTGHSLGGALAVVFPTVLAFHKEDWMLKRIEGIYTFGQPRIGDEKTGEFVKEQFRINGIKYFRFVYCNDIVPRVPFDNKCLLYKHSGTCLYFNSLYHGKVVEEEPNKNYFNPAKYLHKILTACFELIRSFFIGYIAGPEYSEGWFLRLFRIVGLIIPGLSAHCLQEYVNVTRLASLHIHVDQIEDLSDEQRDLTSESSSS from the exons ATGGCTGCTAAATTGTCTTATGAAAATGAAGCGTTAATTAAAGCCACTGTAACCGATAAGTGGAAG ATGAAGTTTCTCTATTTCTATGATTTCTGGAACG ATTATCAACATGAAGATGAAGCCCCAATGCAGGCCTTTATGTTCCAAGATAAAACGGATGATCCTGAACTAATAGTAGTGGCATTTCGAGGTACTGAACCCTTTGATTTAGAAGCATGGAGCAGTGACATCGATATCTCTTGGTATGATTTCTTGGGCATTGGTAAAGTGCATGGGGGTTTCATGAAAGCTCTAGGGTTACAAAAGGGTCTGGGATGGCCTCATGATCTCAACCAACCAGAGAATGACAAACGTATGTTTGCATACTATACTTTGAGGCAAAAAATAACAGACATACTGAGAAAAAACGAAAAGGCAAAAGTGATTTTCACTGGACATAGCTTGGGTGGGGCATTAGCCGTTGTGTTTCCTACGGTGTTAGCGTTCCATAAGGAAGATTGGATGTTAAAGAGGATTGAAGGAATCTATACATTTGGGCAACCAAGAATCGGGGATGAGAAAACTGGAGAATTTGTGAAGGAACAATTTAGAATTAATGGTATTAAGTATTTTAGGTTTGTTTACTGTAATGACATCGTTCCTAGGGTCCCATTTGATAATAAATGTCTCTTGTATAAGCATTCCGGGACCTGTCTCTACTTCAACAGTCTCTACCATGGAAAG gttgttgaagaagaaccaaacaAGAACTACTTCAACCCAGCAAAATATTTGCATAAGATATTAACTGCATGCTTTGAGCTGATTCGAAGCTTTTTTATTGGATACATAGCGGGACCTGAGTATAGTGAAGGTTGGTTCTTGAGATTATTTAGGATCGTCGGATTGATCATTCCTGGACTATCAGCTCACTGTCTACAAGAATATGTTAATGTTACTCGATTGGCATCTTTGCACATTCATGTTGATCAAATTGAAGACCTCTCCGATGAGCAAAGAGATCTTACAAGTGAGAGTTCGAGTAGCTAA